In Oscillatoria acuminata PCC 6304, a single window of DNA contains:
- a CDS encoding UDP-N-acetylmuramoyl-tripeptide--D-alanyl-D-alanine ligase, with translation MSCFVSLAQLLSLLNAQAVNLLSEELGAKQALGIITDTRSLRAGEVFVALRGTQFDGHQFIGAAFDKGATAAIVDRDFVSPHPDWPLLVVPDTLAAYQAIAHWWRTQFDIPVIGVTGSVGKTTTKELISAVLNTQGPVLKTEKNYNNEIGVPKTLLNLTADHDYAVIEMAMRGKGEIALLAEIATPTIGVITNVGTAHIERLGSEAAIASAKCELLEKMSPEGIAVLNYDNSRLMETAAKVWSGKTLTYGLTGGDLQGTLKEGDFLEVEGMTFPVPLPGEHNALNYLAALAVAKLLNVSWEPLKSGLAVELPDGRARRYELANDIVILDETYNAGLESMTAALQMLAQTKGQRQIAVLGTMKELGERSLEFHQRIGSVAQSLNLDGLFIFADPAEAAAMAKGAEGLPFIEIIDIEQPNAHDYLGQRVKDWVKSGDRILFKASHSVQLDRVVEKFRAG, from the coding sequence ATGTCTTGTTTTGTGTCCCTTGCTCAACTGCTTTCCCTCTTGAATGCCCAAGCCGTTAACCTGCTCTCGGAGGAACTTGGTGCAAAACAGGCTCTCGGTATTATTACGGATACGCGCAGTTTGCGGGCCGGTGAAGTCTTTGTGGCCCTAAGAGGGACACAATTTGATGGGCATCAGTTTATTGGGGCCGCATTTGACAAAGGGGCGACTGCAGCAATTGTCGATCGCGACTTTGTTAGTCCCCACCCCGATTGGCCCCTCTTGGTGGTCCCGGATACCTTGGCTGCTTATCAGGCGATCGCCCATTGGTGGCGCACCCAGTTTGACATCCCCGTAATTGGCGTAACCGGATCCGTCGGCAAAACCACCACCAAAGAATTAATCTCAGCGGTTTTGAACACCCAGGGACCCGTTCTCAAAACGGAGAAAAACTATAATAACGAAATCGGCGTTCCCAAAACCCTCTTAAACTTGACCGCAGACCATGATTATGCCGTGATTGAAATGGCCATGCGCGGCAAAGGAGAAATTGCCCTCCTTGCAGAAATTGCCACCCCTACCATTGGCGTCATTACTAATGTTGGCACAGCCCATATTGAACGCTTGGGTTCCGAAGCGGCGATCGCATCAGCCAAATGTGAACTCTTAGAAAAAATGTCCCCAGAAGGGATTGCCGTTCTCAATTACGACAATTCCCGCCTCATGGAAACCGCAGCAAAAGTCTGGTCCGGAAAAACTCTCACCTATGGCTTAACCGGAGGAGACTTGCAGGGAACCTTAAAAGAGGGGGATTTCCTAGAAGTCGAAGGCATGACTTTTCCCGTTCCCCTTCCCGGAGAACATAATGCGTTAAACTACTTAGCCGCATTAGCCGTCGCCAAACTGCTCAATGTGAGTTGGGAACCGCTCAAATCCGGTTTAGCCGTGGAATTACCCGATGGCAGGGCCCGACGGTATGAATTAGCCAATGATATTGTGATTTTAGATGAAACCTATAATGCCGGGTTAGAATCCATGACGGCTGCCCTCCAAATGCTGGCACAAACCAAAGGACAACGGCAGATTGCGGTGCTCGGAACCATGAAAGAATTGGGAGAGCGATCGCTAGAATTTCATCAGCGCATCGGCAGCGTTGCCCAATCCTTAAATCTGGATGGATTGTTCATCTTTGCCGACCCCGCAGAAGCCGCAGCAATGGCCAAAGGTGCCGAAGGTTTACCCTTTATAGAAATTATCGATATCGAACAGCCAAACGCCCATGATTACCTCGGTCAGCGGGTCAAAGATTGGGTGAAAAGTGGCGATCGCATTCTCTTTAAAGCCTCTCATTCCGTCCAACTCGATCGCGTCGTCGAAAAATTTCGGGCC
- a CDS encoding GTP-binding protein, which produces MTHGGSNEYEEQIPNPNHSPLPSPGSANLDGELDEAILSFADIQADLNYKQAKDALRELVANLDLTPEERAGLDPEIEGLSTMLDKLERTVVQIAVFGMVGRGKSSILNALLGQNVFETGPIHGVTRTSQGVNWRVERSPLDGGEGNITQLTLSGIGQSQIELIDTPGIDEVDGQTREVLAQQVASRADLILFAVAGDMTQVEYEALSQLRDAGKPMLLIFNKIDQYPEADREAVYRKIRDDRVKELLSPDEIVMAAAAPLVAQAAPRSDGTMAVQMKRGLPQVDDLKLKILEILEREGKSLVALNTLLYAGDVNEQLVERKMQIRDKSANRLIWNAVMTKAVAVALNPITAVDILSGAVIDVATILTLSKLYGIPMTQAGAINLLQKIALSMGGISASELLANLGLSSLKGLLGLAAPATGGASLIPYLSVAMTQAGVAGFSSYAIGQVTKTYLANGASWGPDGPKAVVTRIIDSLDDTTIMGRIKEELQEKLLKVRERKQTKNSSELA; this is translated from the coding sequence ATGACTCACGGAGGTTCCAACGAGTACGAGGAACAAATTCCTAACCCCAATCATTCCCCCTTGCCCTCACCCGGTTCCGCCAATTTAGATGGAGAACTGGACGAGGCAATTTTGTCGTTTGCAGATATTCAGGCGGACCTCAACTACAAACAAGCTAAAGACGCCCTGCGAGAGTTAGTCGCGAATCTGGACCTGACTCCGGAAGAACGAGCGGGCTTGGATCCAGAGATTGAAGGACTCAGCACCATGCTGGATAAACTAGAACGGACGGTGGTGCAAATCGCCGTGTTTGGCATGGTGGGACGGGGAAAATCCTCGATTTTGAATGCCTTATTGGGGCAGAATGTCTTTGAAACGGGGCCGATTCACGGGGTAACCCGGACCTCTCAGGGGGTGAATTGGCGAGTCGAGCGATCGCCCCTAGATGGAGGAGAAGGCAACATTACCCAACTCACCCTCTCGGGAATCGGACAGTCTCAGATTGAACTGATTGACACCCCGGGAATTGATGAAGTTGATGGTCAAACCCGGGAAGTTTTGGCCCAGCAGGTGGCTTCTCGTGCGGACTTAATTTTATTTGCCGTCGCTGGGGATATGACCCAGGTGGAATATGAAGCCCTTTCCCAGTTGCGGGATGCGGGGAAACCGATGCTGCTGATTTTTAACAAAATTGACCAATATCCCGAAGCCGATCGCGAGGCAGTTTATCGCAAAATCCGCGATGATCGGGTCAAAGAACTGCTATCTCCCGATGAAATTGTCATGGCAGCAGCAGCCCCCTTAGTGGCCCAAGCGGCCCCTCGAAGCGATGGCACGATGGCGGTGCAGATGAAGCGGGGTTTACCGCAAGTCGATGACTTAAAATTAAAAATTCTGGAAATTTTAGAACGGGAAGGGAAATCCCTGGTGGCGCTGAATACCCTGCTTTATGCCGGGGATGTGAATGAGCAGTTGGTTGAGCGCAAAATGCAGATTCGGGACAAGAGTGCGAACCGATTGATTTGGAATGCGGTGATGACGAAAGCGGTGGCAGTCGCTCTCAATCCGATTACTGCCGTCGATATCCTCAGTGGCGCAGTGATTGATGTGGCCACGATTTTAACCTTATCCAAGCTCTACGGCATTCCCATGACCCAAGCCGGTGCCATCAATCTGCTCCAAAAAATAGCCCTGAGTATGGGCGGAATTAGTGCCAGCGAACTCCTGGCCAACCTGGGGTTATCTTCCCTGAAAGGGTTATTAGGATTGGCGGCACCGGCTACGGGGGGGGCATCGTTAATACCCTATCTTTCCGTTGCCATGACCCAAGCCGGTGTCGCCGGGTTTTCTTCCTACGCCATTGGTCAGGTGACCAAAACCTACCTCGCAAATGGGGCTTCCTGGGGACCGGATGGGCCGAAAGCTGTCGTCACCCGGATTATTGATTCCCTAGATGACACCACCATTATGGGTCGGATTAAGGAAGAACTTCAAGAGAAACTCCTAAAAGTGAGAGAAAGAAAACAGACCAAAAATTCAAGTGAGTTGGCTTGA